In Streptomyces qaidamensis, one DNA window encodes the following:
- a CDS encoding GH92 family glycosyl hydrolase: MQRKARHRWGSVVVSATAFALALGSQGVVVALPQAPGKPDRGFASSFEADDPVPDWSNTVDTGPDGGKRASGVDGGYSSGIPGNVTDQVTDVRASAENTGGGEVKENLVDGEPSTKWLTFQPTGWAEFDLDKPIRLARYALTSANDHDERDPKDWTLKGSADGKDWKTLDARSGESFSERFRTTTYELAEPGEYRHFRLDVTRNNGGGILQLADLQLSTGGGEGPVPQDMLSLVDRGPSGSPTAKAGAGFTGKRALRYAGRHTADGRAYSYNKVFDVNVAVGRNTRLAYRIFPSMADGDLDYDATNVSVDLAFTDGTHLSDLRATDQHGFPLTPQGQGAAKILYVNQWNDVASRIGSVAAGKTVDRILIAYDSPEGPAKFRGWLDDVTIESVTPERPKAHLSDYAVTTRGTNSSGGFSRGNNFPATAVPHGFNFWTPVTNAGSLSWLYDYARANNSDNLPTIQAFSASHEPSPWMGDRQTFQVMPSIASGTPDLGREARELAFKHENETARPYYYGVRFENGLKAEMAPTDHAAALRFTYPGDDASVLFDNVTDQAGLTLDEENGVVTGYSDVKSGLSTGATRLFVYGEFDKPVSEGSSAGVKGHLRFEADDRTVTLRLATSLISLDQARDNLRQEIPEGRSFEAVKKSAQRQWDRLLGKVEVEGATPDQLTTLYSGLYRLYLYPNSGFEKVGGTYQYASPFSSMPKPDTPTHTGAKIVDGKVYVNNGFWDTYRTTWPAYSLLTPSRAGELADGFVQQYKDGGWTSRWSSPGYADLMTGTSSDVAFADAYVKGVDFDAKAAYEAAVKNATVVPPNPGVGRKGMATSPFLGYTGTETHEGLSWALEGYLNDYGISRMGRKLYEETGERRYKEESEYFLDRAQDYVNLFDAKAGFFQGRNAKGDWRVESSKYDPRVWGHDYTETNGWGYAFTAPQDSRGLANLYGGRKGLADKLDAYLSTPETASPEFVGSYGGVIHEMTEARDVRMGMYGHSNQVAHHALYMYDAAGQPWKTQKNVREVLSRLYTGSEIGQGYHGDEDNGEQSAWYLFSALGFYPLVMGSGEYAIGSPLFTKATVHLENGRELVVKAPRNSARNVYVQGLKVNGRTWSKTSLPHALVAKGGVLEFDMGPRPSSWGTGGRAAPVSITRDDEVPTPRADVLEGDGALFDDTSATDAAVTSVDLPVQKGAQAVQYTLTSSADRAEAPDGWTLQGSSDGTTWRTLDRRSGESFAWDRQTRAFTVRSPGTYERYRLVLDAEATLAEVELLS; encoded by the coding sequence ATGCAGCGGAAAGCTCGGCACAGATGGGGTTCGGTGGTCGTGTCGGCGACCGCCTTTGCTTTGGCCCTGGGTTCGCAGGGCGTTGTGGTCGCACTGCCGCAGGCCCCCGGGAAACCCGATCGGGGGTTCGCGTCCTCGTTCGAGGCGGACGACCCTGTTCCGGACTGGTCGAACACCGTCGACACCGGCCCCGACGGGGGCAAGCGCGCCTCGGGCGTGGACGGCGGCTACAGCAGCGGCATACCGGGCAACGTGACCGACCAGGTCACCGATGTCCGGGCCAGTGCCGAGAACACGGGCGGCGGTGAGGTGAAGGAGAACCTCGTCGACGGTGAACCGAGCACCAAGTGGCTCACCTTCCAGCCCACCGGCTGGGCCGAGTTCGACCTGGACAAACCCATCAGACTGGCGCGTTACGCACTGACGTCGGCCAACGACCACGACGAGCGCGACCCGAAGGACTGGACCCTGAAGGGCTCCGCCGACGGCAAGGACTGGAAGACCCTGGACGCCCGCTCCGGCGAGTCCTTCTCCGAGCGGTTCCGGACGACGACGTACGAGCTCGCCGAACCCGGCGAGTACCGGCACTTCCGGCTGGACGTCACCCGGAACAACGGCGGCGGCATCCTCCAGCTCGCCGACCTCCAGCTGTCCACGGGCGGCGGCGAAGGGCCGGTCCCGCAGGACATGCTCTCCCTGGTCGACCGCGGCCCGAGCGGCTCCCCCACCGCCAAGGCGGGCGCCGGGTTCACCGGGAAACGGGCCCTGCGTTACGCCGGCCGGCACACCGCCGACGGGCGGGCGTACTCGTACAACAAGGTCTTCGACGTGAACGTGGCCGTCGGCCGGAACACGCGGCTGGCCTACCGGATCTTCCCGTCGATGGCGGACGGCGACCTCGACTACGACGCCACGAACGTCTCCGTCGACCTCGCCTTCACCGACGGCACCCACCTGAGCGACCTGCGCGCCACCGACCAGCACGGCTTCCCGCTCACCCCGCAGGGGCAGGGCGCTGCGAAGATCCTCTACGTCAACCAGTGGAACGACGTGGCCTCGCGGATCGGGTCGGTCGCGGCCGGGAAGACCGTGGACCGGATCCTGATCGCGTACGACTCCCCCGAGGGCCCGGCGAAGTTCCGGGGCTGGCTGGACGACGTGACCATCGAGTCCGTCACCCCCGAGCGGCCGAAGGCGCATCTGTCGGACTACGCGGTGACGACCCGGGGCACCAACTCCAGCGGCGGCTTCTCACGCGGCAACAACTTCCCGGCGACGGCGGTGCCGCACGGCTTCAACTTCTGGACGCCGGTGACCAACGCGGGCTCGCTGAGCTGGCTGTACGACTACGCGCGAGCCAACAATTCCGACAACCTGCCGACGATCCAGGCGTTCAGCGCGAGCCATGAGCCGAGTCCCTGGATGGGCGACCGGCAGACCTTCCAGGTGATGCCGTCCATCGCCTCCGGAACTCCGGACCTCGGCCGGGAGGCCCGGGAGCTGGCCTTCAAGCACGAGAACGAGACGGCCCGGCCGTACTACTACGGGGTGCGGTTCGAGAACGGGCTGAAGGCCGAGATGGCGCCGACGGACCACGCGGCGGCGCTGCGCTTCACCTACCCCGGCGACGACGCGAGCGTCCTCTTCGACAACGTGACGGACCAGGCGGGGCTCACCCTCGACGAGGAGAACGGGGTCGTCACCGGCTACTCGGACGTGAAGTCCGGGCTGTCGACGGGTGCGACCCGGCTGTTCGTGTACGGCGAGTTCGACAAGCCGGTGAGTGAGGGTTCGTCGGCCGGGGTGAAGGGCCATCTGCGCTTCGAGGCCGACGACCGGACCGTCACCCTGCGTCTGGCGACCTCGCTGATCAGCCTCGACCAGGCCAGGGACAACCTGCGCCAGGAGATTCCGGAGGGCAGGTCCTTCGAGGCGGTGAAGAAGAGCGCCCAGCGGCAGTGGGACCGGCTGCTCGGCAAGGTGGAGGTCGAGGGTGCGACGCCCGACCAGCTGACGACGCTGTACTCCGGCCTGTACCGGCTGTACCTGTACCCGAACTCCGGGTTCGAGAAGGTCGGGGGCACGTACCAGTACGCCTCGCCCTTCTCCTCCATGCCGAAGCCGGACACCCCGACGCACACCGGCGCGAAGATCGTCGACGGCAAGGTGTACGTCAACAACGGCTTCTGGGACACGTACCGGACGACCTGGCCCGCGTACTCGTTGCTGACCCCGTCCCGGGCGGGTGAGCTGGCCGACGGGTTCGTGCAGCAGTACAAGGACGGCGGCTGGACCTCCCGCTGGTCCTCCCCCGGCTACGCGGACCTCATGACGGGAACGTCGTCGGACGTGGCGTTCGCGGACGCGTACGTCAAGGGCGTCGACTTCGACGCGAAGGCGGCGTACGAGGCGGCGGTGAAGAACGCGACGGTCGTACCGCCGAACCCGGGCGTCGGCCGCAAGGGCATGGCCACCTCGCCGTTCCTCGGCTACACGGGCACCGAGACGCACGAGGGCCTGTCCTGGGCGCTGGAGGGCTACCTCAACGACTACGGCATCTCCCGCATGGGCCGCAAGCTCTACGAGGAGACCGGCGAGCGGCGCTACAAGGAGGAGTCGGAGTACTTCCTGGACCGCGCCCAGGACTATGTGAACCTCTTCGACGCGAAGGCCGGCTTCTTCCAGGGCCGGAACGCGAAGGGCGACTGGCGGGTGGAGTCCTCGAAGTACGACCCCCGGGTGTGGGGCCACGACTACACCGAGACCAACGGCTGGGGGTACGCCTTCACCGCGCCGCAGGACAGCCGGGGCCTGGCGAACCTCTACGGCGGGCGCAAGGGCCTCGCCGACAAGCTCGACGCGTACCTCTCCACCCCCGAGACGGCCTCCCCCGAGTTCGTCGGTTCCTACGGCGGTGTCATCCACGAGATGACCGAGGCGCGGGACGTGCGGATGGGCATGTACGGGCACTCCAACCAGGTCGCCCACCACGCCCTGTACATGTACGACGCGGCCGGGCAGCCCTGGAAGACGCAGAAGAACGTCCGCGAGGTGCTGTCCCGGCTGTACACCGGCAGCGAGATCGGGCAGGGCTACCACGGTGACGAGGACAACGGCGAGCAGTCCGCCTGGTACCTGTTCTCGGCGCTCGGCTTCTACCCGCTGGTGATGGGCAGCGGCGAGTACGCCATCGGCTCGCCCTTGTTCACGAAGGCGACCGTGCATCTGGAGAACGGGCGCGAGCTGGTGGTGAAGGCCCCGCGCAACAGCGCGAGGAACGTCTACGTACAGGGGCTGAAGGTCAACGGCCGGACCTGGTCGAAGACCTCCTTGCCGCACGCGCTGGTCGCCAAGGGCGGTGTCCTTGAGTTCGACATGGGCCCGCGGCCGTCGTCCTGGGGCACGGGCGGGCGTGCCGCGCCCGTGTCGATCACCCGGGACGACGAGGTGCCGACGCCCCGCGCGGACGTGCTGGAGGGCGACGGTGCCCTGTTCGACGACACGTCGGCGACGGACGCGGCGGTGACCTCCGTGGACCTGCCGGTCCAGAAGGGCGCCCAGGCGGTCCAGTACACGCTGACGTCGTCGGCGGACCGGGCGGAGGCACCGGACGGCTGGACGCTCCAGGGCTCCTCCGACGGCACCACCTGGCGGACGCTGGACCGGCGCTCCGGTGAGTCCTTCGCCTGGGACCGGCAGACCCGCGCGTTCACCGTGAGATCGCCGGGTACGTACGAGAGGTACCGCCTGGTCCTCGACGCCGAGGCCACCCTGGCGGAGGTCGAACTGCTTTCCTGA
- a CDS encoding alpha-glucuronidase — protein MPLPLPVLPEGVDPAWLPPAAFRAVGSRRTLIRGSAPLVETVHGEVAQACRRFGGRVVRGVVPDDAYDLVLDLGTEGQESLADEGFTCARERGTTTVTASGGRGLLYGLFHVVRLGDAAFTGERARETHRPALALRMLDHWDNVAVHPVMGQVERGYAGGSLFWRDGRARGELDRVRAYGRLLAACGINAVSVNNVNVHAAEARLLTDRIGEVADIAGALRPYGIRTHLSVSFAAPITLGGLSTADPLDEAVRGWWAEATRRVYEAIPDFGGYVVKADSEGQPGPFAYGRSHAEGANLLAAALEPFGGTVHWRAFVYDHRQDWRDRTTDRARAAYDHFVPLDGEFAKSAVLQVKHGPMDFQVREPVSPLIGAMPRTRLAVELQATQEYTGQQRHVCWLGPMWSEVLRFRHEHDQSVGELARGGLVAVSNAGDDPFWTGHPLAQANLYSFGRLAWRPDAEPRAVLDEWIGLSFPDAPPQVADGLHAVLDGSWRTYEKYTAPLGVGFMVQPGHHYGPSVDGYEYSPWGTYHFADRDGIGVDRGVKSGTGFAGQYGEPWAGLYASPDTCPDELLLFFHHVPYGHVLKSGKTVIQHIYDTHFEGVEEVEEARSVWASLAGQVDPARHARVAERYEEQLRGAREWRDQVNSYFFRKSGVPDGRGRRIY, from the coding sequence ATGCCGCTTCCTCTACCCGTCCTGCCCGAGGGTGTCGACCCGGCCTGGCTGCCGCCCGCCGCCTTCCGCGCGGTCGGCAGCCGGAGGACGCTGATCCGCGGATCGGCTCCGCTGGTGGAGACGGTGCACGGGGAGGTGGCTCAGGCCTGCCGGAGGTTCGGGGGCCGGGTCGTGCGGGGCGTCGTGCCGGACGACGCGTACGACCTGGTCCTCGACCTCGGTACCGAGGGTCAGGAGTCCCTCGCCGACGAGGGCTTCACCTGCGCTCGGGAGCGCGGTACGACGACCGTCACCGCCTCCGGCGGACGCGGACTGCTGTACGGGCTGTTCCATGTCGTACGCCTGGGGGACGCGGCCTTCACCGGCGAACGGGCGAGGGAGACCCACCGTCCCGCACTCGCCCTGCGCATGCTCGACCACTGGGACAACGTGGCCGTGCACCCCGTCATGGGCCAGGTGGAGCGCGGGTACGCGGGCGGCTCGCTGTTCTGGCGGGACGGCAGGGCGCGGGGCGAACTCGACCGCGTGCGGGCGTACGGCAGGCTGCTGGCGGCGTGCGGGATCAACGCGGTCTCCGTCAACAACGTCAATGTGCACGCGGCCGAGGCGCGCCTGCTGACCGACCGCATCGGCGAAGTGGCCGACATCGCCGGGGCGTTGCGGCCCTACGGCATCCGCACCCACCTGTCGGTCTCCTTCGCCGCGCCGATCACACTGGGCGGGCTGTCCACCGCCGATCCGCTGGACGAGGCGGTGCGCGGCTGGTGGGCCGAGGCGACACGGCGGGTGTACGAGGCGATACCCGACTTCGGCGGGTACGTGGTGAAGGCCGACTCGGAGGGGCAGCCGGGGCCGTTCGCGTACGGCCGCAGTCACGCCGAGGGCGCGAACCTGCTGGCGGCGGCACTGGAGCCGTTCGGCGGCACGGTGCACTGGCGGGCGTTCGTCTACGACCACCGCCAGGACTGGCGGGACCGCACGACCGACCGGGCCCGGGCCGCCTACGACCATTTCGTGCCGCTGGACGGGGAGTTCGCCAAAAGCGCCGTGCTCCAGGTGAAGCACGGGCCGATGGACTTCCAGGTGCGGGAGCCGGTCTCGCCGCTGATCGGTGCGATGCCGCGGACCCGGCTGGCGGTGGAGCTGCAGGCCACCCAGGAGTACACCGGGCAGCAGCGGCATGTGTGCTGGCTGGGGCCGATGTGGAGTGAGGTGCTGCGGTTCCGGCACGAACACGACCAGTCGGTCGGCGAGTTGGCCCGGGGCGGGCTCGTCGCGGTGTCGAACGCCGGTGACGACCCCTTCTGGACCGGGCATCCGCTGGCGCAGGCCAACCTGTACTCCTTCGGGCGGCTGGCCTGGCGGCCGGACGCCGAGCCGCGCGCGGTGCTCGACGAGTGGATCGGGCTGAGCTTCCCCGACGCGCCCCCGCAGGTGGCCGACGGGCTGCACGCCGTGCTCGACGGCTCCTGGCGGACGTACGAGAAGTACACCGCTCCCCTGGGCGTGGGCTTCATGGTGCAGCCGGGGCACCACTACGGACCGAGTGTGGACGGGTACGAGTACAGCCCGTGGGGGACCTACCACTTCGCCGACCGGGACGGGATCGGCGTCGACCGCGGTGTGAAGAGTGGAACGGGCTTCGCCGGGCAGTACGGCGAACCGTGGGCCGGGCTCTACGCATCGCCGGACACCTGTCCGGACGAGCTGCTGCTGTTCTTCCACCACGTGCCGTACGGGCATGTGCTGAAGAGCGGGAAGACCGTGATCCAGCACATCTACGACACGCACTTCGAGGGTGTCGAGGAGGTCGAGGAGGCCCGGTCGGTGTGGGCGTCCCTGGCCGGGCAGGTGGACCCGGCGCGCCACGCGCGGGTGGCGGAGCGCTACGAGGAGCAGCTCCGCGGCGCCCGCGAGTGGCGCGACCAGGTCAACAGCTACTTCTTCCGCAAGTCCGGGGTGCCGGACGGGCGGGGGCGGCGGATCTACTGA